In Lentibacillus amyloliquefaciens, one DNA window encodes the following:
- a CDS encoding FadR/GntR family transcriptional regulator, whose product MDLSIEKINLSGTISSEIVKIIKDNLLNGNLKPGDKLPTEKELMEQIGVSRTPVREAIKILEAIGVIQIKRGEGMYITNNLSHFTLNPLIFSLIMHSNDMEELIKFRQHFEVLLMNMIITKEEKNIRPIEKVYQTQTERMNPELSPEELVDIDLEFHFAVLEATNNPFVIEIGKTIYEIIKPKMIHFKNAQNIERTLATHKYYLDLISGKLKFNSSSIVQDMIRNNEEMVNESK is encoded by the coding sequence ATGGATTTATCAATTGAAAAAATTAACTTAAGCGGCACCATTTCGTCTGAAATTGTAAAAATTATTAAAGATAACCTTCTAAATGGAAATTTAAAACCCGGAGATAAATTGCCTACAGAAAAAGAATTAATGGAGCAAATAGGCGTCAGCCGAACGCCGGTGAGGGAAGCAATAAAAATTCTGGAAGCTATTGGCGTCATACAAATCAAACGCGGCGAGGGAATGTATATAACGAATAACTTATCACATTTTACTTTAAACCCTTTAATCTTCAGTTTGATCATGCATAGTAATGACATGGAAGAATTAATTAAATTCAGGCAGCACTTCGAGGTGCTTCTGATGAACATGATTATCACCAAAGAAGAAAAAAATATCCGCCCCATTGAGAAAGTCTATCAAACACAAACAGAAAGAATGAATCCTGAATTAAGCCCTGAAGAACTGGTCGATATTGACCTGGAATTCCATTTCGCTGTACTGGAAGCAACGAATAATCCTTTTGTTATTGAAATTGGAAAAACGATTTATGAAATAATCAAACCAAAAATGATACACTTTAAAAACGCTCAAAACATTGAACGCACATTAGCCACACATAAATACTATCTAGACTTAATCAGTGGCAAGCTTAAATTTAATTCGAGCAGCATCGTTCAAGACATGATTAGAAATAATGAAGAGATGGTGAATGAGTCGAAGTGA
- a CDS encoding acetaldehyde dehydrogenase (acetylating) — protein MKKLKVGIIGTGNIGSDLMVKLTKSDSLELKAVMGVDPESRGMRHAKELGVHVFDNGVDGLKDYPDLVDIVFDATSAKAHLHNNEVAQEMGIQMLDLTPAAIGPFIVPTVNLGENLDAKNVNLITCGGQATIPIVHAIQQAATVEYAEIVATISSESAGTGTRANIDEFTETTAKGIEQVGGAKEGKAIIILNPAEPPIMMRDTVHAIVNEDELDEKAITESIRNMADKVQSYVPGYHLKTEPIFDGNKVSVFLEIEGAGHYLPKYAGNLDIMTSAAVKVAEEFAKDKAAKTVEQS, from the coding sequence GTGAAGAAATTAAAGGTCGGTATTATCGGAACGGGCAATATTGGCTCGGACTTGATGGTGAAACTAACAAAATCCGATTCACTCGAACTGAAGGCTGTCATGGGCGTCGATCCTGAATCAAGAGGGATGCGCCATGCGAAGGAATTAGGGGTGCACGTCTTTGATAATGGTGTGGATGGTTTAAAGGACTACCCGGACTTGGTTGACATCGTTTTTGATGCCACAAGCGCCAAAGCGCATTTGCACAATAATGAGGTTGCACAGGAAATGGGCATCCAGATGCTTGACTTAACACCGGCAGCGATTGGACCATTCATCGTCCCGACGGTCAATCTTGGGGAAAATCTGGATGCTAAAAATGTGAATTTGATTACGTGCGGCGGTCAGGCAACGATTCCGATTGTGCACGCAATCCAGCAGGCAGCAACGGTCGAATATGCTGAAATTGTCGCTACCATTTCCAGTGAGAGCGCCGGGACTGGGACACGTGCGAACATTGATGAATTTACTGAAACAACTGCGAAAGGCATTGAACAGGTCGGCGGGGCTAAAGAAGGTAAGGCGATTATCATTTTGAACCCGGCTGAACCACCGATTATGATGCGTGATACGGTTCATGCCATCGTGAACGAGGATGAATTGGATGAAAAAGCGATAACAGAATCAATCCGGAATATGGCAGATAAAGTTCAATCCTATGTGCCTGGCTATCATTTAAAGACAGAACCGATTTTTGACGGTAATAAAGTGTCCGTATTTCTGGAAATTGAAGGCGCCGGACACTATTTGCCAAAATATGCCGGAAACCTCGATATCATGACGTCTGCTGCTGTCAAAGTGGCAGAAGAATTTGCGAAAGATAAAGCGGCGAAAACGGTCGAACAATCCTAA
- a CDS encoding 2-keto-4-pentenoate hydratase, whose translation MDEQLINKLADYVYQAEKEKREIVKITAEMYPELSIDEAYLVQEELIRRKQNDGLTIVGPKMGITSEAKMKQMNVDNPIYGYVFDDMVVAEGDTISLSDYIHPKIEPEIGFVLKRDLEGPNVTALDVLRSTEYVFPAIEIIDSRYENFNFTLPDVVADNTSASGAVFGTALKTPDQLELDVVGVTLSINGEVKSLGAGAAVLSHPANSIASLANMLAKKGEKVKAGQPILSGGITAAVRLSEGDFVNVKCGGLGDVSFFVKK comes from the coding sequence ATGGACGAACAATTAATTAACAAACTAGCAGACTATGTTTATCAAGCAGAAAAAGAGAAGCGTGAGATCGTTAAAATAACGGCTGAAATGTATCCGGAACTATCAATTGATGAAGCATATCTGGTTCAAGAAGAACTTATTCGCCGGAAACAAAACGATGGTCTGACAATTGTTGGGCCGAAGATGGGGATTACGAGTGAAGCTAAAATGAAGCAAATGAATGTCGATAATCCAATCTATGGCTATGTATTCGATGACATGGTCGTGGCTGAAGGCGACACGATTTCACTATCAGACTATATACACCCTAAGATTGAGCCCGAAATCGGCTTTGTGCTGAAACGGGACTTGGAAGGGCCGAATGTGACGGCACTGGATGTTTTGCGGTCGACGGAATATGTCTTCCCGGCGATTGAAATCATCGACAGCCGCTATGAAAACTTCAATTTCACACTTCCTGATGTGGTTGCAGATAACACATCTGCATCCGGTGCGGTCTTTGGTACGGCACTGAAAACGCCGGATCAGCTGGAGTTGGATGTTGTCGGCGTCACGTTATCGATTAACGGCGAAGTGAAATCACTTGGAGCGGGCGCCGCCGTATTGAGCCATCCGGCAAATTCGATTGCCAGTCTTGCCAACATGCTCGCTAAAAAGGGCGAAAAAGTGAAAGCCGGCCAGCCGATTTTATCCGGCGGCATCACCGCAGCAGTCAGGCTGTCCGAGGGAGACTTTGTCAATGTCAAGTGCGGCGGTCTTGGCGATGTATCCTTCTTTGTGAAGAAATAG
- a CDS encoding YhdT family protein, translating into MKDNHFNEDWRFKVANREAIVGCILAAINILWWFGFAYGLGSKPPEEYTYVLGFPAWFFWSCIVGYVVMVVLVFIVVKFVLKEVPLDDEVEDEEEDSA; encoded by the coding sequence ATGAAAGATAACCATTTTAATGAGGATTGGCGGTTTAAGGTAGCCAACCGTGAAGCTATAGTGGGCTGTATTCTGGCTGCTATCAATATTCTATGGTGGTTTGGGTTTGCTTATGGTTTGGGTTCTAAACCACCTGAAGAATACACATATGTGTTAGGTTTTCCGGCTTGGTTCTTTTGGAGTTGTATAGTCGGTTATGTTGTCATGGTAGTTTTAGTATTCATTGTCGTTAAATTTGTATTGAAAGAGGTTCCCTTGGACGATGAAGTTGAGGATGAAGAGGAGGATTCGGCATGA
- a CDS encoding 4-oxalocrotonate tautomerase, protein MPLVNIQIMEGRSQEKIDALMQNVTETVSESLDAPKKNVRVIVNEVPKTHWSIGGTSAKDLGR, encoded by the coding sequence TTGCCACTAGTCAATATTCAAATAATGGAAGGCAGGTCACAAGAAAAAATTGACGCGTTAATGCAAAATGTGACCGAAACCGTCAGTGAATCGCTGGATGCGCCGAAAAAGAACGTCCGGGTGATTGTGAATGAGGTGCCAAAAACCCATTGGTCAATCGGCGGCACGAGTGCGAAGGATTTGGGGAGATAA
- a CDS encoding 3-hydroxyacyl-CoA dehydrogenase family protein → MKNITILGAGVMGHGAAQLFAQAGKNVRIRARRETSLEKARELITNSLKIMVEKAMLNDQEMEQALARITYTTDLHEAIQNADFILESIPEVLETKLETYEIIESVVSEDTIISSNTSTFPLKELTQNAKHPERFIITHFFNPPQLVPIVEIVKDDNTNEDTINATYDILKEIGKSPVVLKKEITGFIVNRVQVAMLREAFHLMEEGVATAEDIDTAMKGSMGFKWAFCGPMESQDLAGLQTTEAMVGNIMQDLSNTREVPSFLKEMVDNDQLGIRTNEGFYNYDDNGENAIHTRDDHFLDLLKLLQQQ, encoded by the coding sequence ATGAAAAACATCACAATACTTGGAGCAGGTGTTATGGGGCATGGTGCGGCACAATTATTCGCCCAAGCAGGAAAGAATGTACGGATTCGGGCTCGGCGCGAAACATCACTGGAAAAAGCACGGGAACTCATTACTAACAGCTTAAAGATAATGGTTGAAAAAGCCATGCTGAACGATCAGGAAATGGAACAAGCATTAGCCCGTATCACTTACACAACAGACTTGCATGAAGCGATTCAGAATGCTGACTTTATTCTCGAATCAATCCCGGAAGTGCTTGAGACAAAATTGGAAACATATGAAATTATTGAAAGTGTTGTCTCAGAGGATACGATTATTTCATCCAATACGTCCACTTTTCCATTAAAAGAATTAACGCAAAACGCCAAGCATCCGGAACGTTTCATCATCACACACTTTTTTAACCCGCCACAGCTTGTACCAATTGTGGAAATTGTTAAAGATGACAACACAAATGAAGATACGATCAATGCAACTTATGACATATTGAAAGAAATCGGAAAATCACCGGTCGTTCTAAAAAAAGAGATTACAGGCTTTATCGTCAATCGTGTGCAAGTTGCCATGCTTCGTGAAGCGTTTCACTTAATGGAAGAGGGCGTGGCAACTGCAGAAGATATCGATACCGCTATGAAAGGAAGCATGGGCTTTAAGTGGGCTTTTTGCGGACCGATGGAAAGTCAGGATTTAGCAGGACTGCAAACCACAGAAGCTATGGTCGGCAACATCATGCAAGATTTATCCAATACAAGAGAAGTTCCATCTTTTCTGAAAGAGATGGTCGATAACGATCAGCTCGGCATTCGAACAAATGAAGGGTTTTACAATTATGATGATAACGGTGAAAACGCCATTCATACGCGGGATGATCACTTTCTTGATCTCCTGAAATTATTACAGCAACAATAG
- a CDS encoding 2-keto-4-pentenoate hydratase: MQTDSKPNSKQLAAHIAKAWENQDGVQPLTELDPDLSIDDAYHVQLETIQNHVKDGARITGKKIGLTSKAMQEMLGVDEPDYGHLLSQMEVENAGTVSRNQVLQPKVEGEIAFILKDDLEGPDVTALDVLKATDVIVPAIEIVDSRVKDWKITLPDTIADNASSGLYVLGDKPCKIEDVDIKQVGMALFKNGKLQNTGVGAAALGDPAKCVAWLANKLAAYDIQLKAGEVILSGALSAAVEADPGDEFRVKFSDLGELTVKFESG, encoded by the coding sequence ATGCAGACGGATTCTAAACCTAATTCAAAACAGCTCGCCGCTCATATCGCCAAAGCGTGGGAAAATCAGGATGGGGTCCAGCCGCTCACTGAGCTGGATCCCGACCTCTCAATCGATGATGCTTATCATGTACAGTTGGAGACGATTCAGAACCATGTTAAAGATGGCGCGCGCATTACAGGTAAGAAGATTGGCCTGACGTCAAAGGCGATGCAGGAGATGCTCGGTGTCGATGAGCCGGATTATGGGCATTTACTGAGCCAGATGGAAGTTGAAAACGCTGGCACCGTCTCACGAAATCAGGTGCTGCAGCCTAAGGTGGAAGGCGAAATAGCATTTATTTTAAAAGACGACCTTGAAGGGCCTGATGTGACAGCGCTTGATGTGTTGAAAGCGACGGATGTGATTGTGCCGGCAATTGAAATTGTTGACAGCCGGGTTAAAGACTGGAAAATCACATTGCCCGATACGATTGCCGATAATGCATCATCCGGTTTGTACGTTCTGGGTGATAAGCCGTGTAAAATAGAAGATGTTGACATCAAACAGGTCGGAATGGCTTTATTTAAAAACGGCAAACTGCAAAACACGGGTGTCGGTGCGGCGGCATTGGGTGACCCTGCTAAATGTGTCGCATGGCTTGCGAACAAACTGGCGGCATATGATATTCAATTGAAAGCAGGCGAAGTGATTCTCTCAGGTGCCTTGTCAGCAGCGGTGGAGGCGGATCCCGGCGATGAGTTCCGCGTGAAGTTTTCTGATCTCGGTGAGTTGACGGTTAAATTTGAAAGCGGTTGA
- a CDS encoding MFS transporter has translation MATNIRKPWLLVLTVGLGTLLNPLNSSMISVALTRLQEAFALTFADASWLISIFYLASAAGQPVMGKLSDMFGPKRLFMAGLILVAGASVLAPFSPNFPVLLACRALQAIGSSTLFPSGMSMVRSHITKKQGRALAVLAVFSSTSAAFGPSIGGFLIAAWDWQSIFLINFPFIILSFLLALFVLPNTGQGKFNIGRIDFVGILLFISFITGLILFILSLNDNVRWWALVLFLLGAAAFYWYEQKQNEPFIDMKGLTKNRNALFVYIQFMTINLIYYCYFYGFPTYLQQVRGYSEENTGLVMLTFAGFGVVTAPLAGRLIDRYGSKLPLIIGASFLLSGTGLLLTYHEASPLVWLMIIMSILGMSQGFNNISTQTALYENVQPEETGSASGLYQTSRYIGAILSSSLLGLTFNDHMDLAHLHLVALICFAFCIAVLFLAIKLPGREKARA, from the coding sequence ATGGCAACAAACATACGAAAACCATGGCTGCTCGTTTTGACTGTCGGACTGGGGACCTTGCTTAATCCGTTAAATTCGTCAATGATATCAGTTGCGCTGACGCGGCTGCAGGAGGCTTTTGCCTTAACGTTCGCAGACGCCTCGTGGCTAATTTCGATATTTTATCTGGCAAGTGCCGCCGGTCAGCCTGTCATGGGTAAGCTGAGCGATATGTTCGGGCCAAAGCGCTTATTCATGGCAGGTCTCATATTGGTAGCGGGGGCATCTGTCTTAGCGCCATTTTCACCAAATTTCCCGGTGCTTCTGGCATGCCGGGCGTTGCAGGCAATTGGCAGTTCAACGCTTTTCCCCAGCGGTATGAGTATGGTCCGTTCACATATTACGAAAAAACAAGGAAGAGCACTGGCTGTATTGGCTGTTTTTTCATCGACTTCAGCAGCTTTTGGCCCTTCTATCGGCGGCTTTCTGATTGCAGCATGGGATTGGCAGTCGATCTTTTTGATTAATTTTCCGTTCATTATTCTGTCTTTTCTATTGGCACTGTTTGTATTGCCGAATACTGGCCAGGGAAAATTTAACATTGGGCGAATCGATTTTGTCGGAATCTTGCTGTTCATCAGCTTCATTACTGGATTAATTCTGTTTATTCTATCACTGAACGACAATGTTCGTTGGTGGGCGCTCGTGTTGTTTCTGCTGGGAGCGGCCGCTTTTTATTGGTATGAACAGAAACAGAATGAGCCGTTCATCGATATGAAAGGACTGACAAAAAATCGCAATGCCCTGTTTGTTTATATTCAGTTTATGACGATCAATCTTATCTATTATTGTTATTTTTACGGATTTCCGACATATTTGCAGCAAGTGAGGGGTTACAGTGAAGAGAATACCGGGCTGGTTATGCTGACATTTGCAGGATTCGGTGTTGTCACAGCGCCGCTTGCCGGGCGACTCATTGACAGATATGGGTCGAAACTGCCGCTTATTATAGGCGCGTCATTTTTATTGAGCGGCACAGGACTGCTTCTCACTTATCATGAGGCATCACCGCTTGTATGGCTGATGATCATTATGTCGATTCTTGGCATGAGTCAGGGGTTCAATAATATCTCGACACAGACAGCACTTTACGAGAATGTGCAACCGGAAGAAACAGGATCGGCATCGGGTCTCTATCAGACGAGCCGTTATATCGGAGCGATTCTGTCGTCGAGTCTGCTCGGCCTGACATTTAACGACCATATGGATTTAGCCCATCTGCATTTGGTTGCGCTGATTTGCTTTGCCTTTTGTATCGCTGTGCTATTTTTGGCGATCAAACTGCCGGGAAGGGAGAAAGCAAGGGCGTAA
- the dmpG gene encoding 4-hydroxy-2-oxovalerate aldolase, whose translation MSNQLDIKLTEVALRDGSHAISHQYTVEQVTNITKALNEARVPYIEVTHGDGLGGSSLQYGRSLTDELKLIEAAVSVADFSKIAVLLLPGIGTIENLKEAANLGAKMARVATHVTEADVSKQHIETAKELGMETVGFLMMSHMVGSEKLVEQAKLMESYGADTVYMVDSAGALLPHEVRERTRALKQELSCHVGFHGHNNLSVAMGNTLAAIEEGATRIDGSIRCLGAGAGNTQTEVLVAVLEKMGIETGVDVYKIMDIAEDIVAPILPKPQEIDRDSLTMGYAGVYSSFLLHANRASKKFGVDSRDILMELGRREIVGGQEDMIIDVAAELAGKEKTAT comes from the coding sequence ATGAGCAATCAACTCGATATTAAACTGACTGAAGTGGCGTTGCGCGACGGCAGTCATGCTATCAGCCACCAATATACCGTTGAACAAGTCACAAACATTACCAAAGCATTGAATGAAGCACGCGTTCCGTATATTGAAGTGACACACGGTGACGGTCTTGGCGGTTCTTCATTGCAGTATGGTAGATCGCTGACCGATGAGCTGAAATTAATCGAAGCGGCCGTTTCAGTGGCGGATTTTTCCAAAATAGCCGTACTGCTGTTGCCTGGCATCGGCACAATCGAAAATTTGAAAGAAGCAGCGAATCTTGGTGCGAAAATGGCCCGTGTTGCGACACATGTCACTGAAGCAGATGTGTCCAAACAGCATATTGAAACGGCTAAAGAACTTGGCATGGAAACGGTCGGCTTTCTCATGATGAGCCACATGGTTGGGTCAGAAAAACTCGTTGAGCAGGCAAAATTAATGGAAAGCTATGGCGCCGATACCGTCTACATGGTTGACTCGGCAGGGGCGCTCTTGCCGCATGAAGTGCGCGAACGGACAAGAGCACTGAAACAGGAACTTTCCTGCCATGTCGGTTTCCACGGCCATAATAACTTATCGGTTGCGATGGGCAATACATTGGCGGCAATTGAAGAAGGTGCAACACGCATCGACGGCAGCATTCGCTGTCTTGGCGCAGGTGCGGGCAACACGCAAACGGAAGTGTTAGTCGCTGTTCTTGAGAAAATGGGGATTGAAACCGGTGTCGATGTTTACAAAATAATGGATATTGCAGAAGATATTGTGGCACCGATCCTGCCGAAACCACAGGAAATCGACCGCGACAGCCTGACGATGGGCTATGCCGGCGTCTATTCGAGCTTCCTCTTGCATGCTAATCGTGCATCGAAAAAGTTTGGTGTCGATTCAAGAGATATCTTGATGGAGCTTGGGCGGCGTGAAATTGTCGGCGGGCAGGAAGATATGATTATTGATGTCGCAGCAGAACTTGCCGGCAAGGAAAAAACAGCAACTTAG
- a CDS encoding aldehyde dehydrogenase, with protein sequence MPSTEVKKDRVGIDCVHYINGEYVHSKSGETFENPNPATEEILGTVAVGGKEEVDEAVSVARKALKGEWADMPSRKRSNVIRKIGDLILERHEELATLESLDTGKPLWLSKSVDIDRAANNFHFFADYLTTVGTETYQQDDKAIHYAVRKPTGVVGLINPWNLPLFLLTWKLAPALAAGNTVVMKPSEVTPMTATVLTEICKEAGVPDGVVNTVHGFGETGAAISSHEDVDGIAFTGETVTGTAIMKAAAPTLKKLSFELGGKNPNIIFADADLDDTIETTIKSSFINQGEVCLCGSRIYVERPIYDEFVERLTAKTKEMKVGDPFEADTNVGAMVSEEHYNKVLSYLDIAKEEGGTFEIGGKAAEGFDKGYYIEPTIITGLGKDSRCVQEEIFGPVVNIVPFDTEEEVLEQVNDTHYGLSASLWTTDFKRAHRVAGKIETGMVWINTWFLRDLRTPFGGTKHSGIGREGGMHSFEFYSELTNITIKL encoded by the coding sequence ATGCCATCTACTGAAGTGAAAAAAGACAGAGTAGGAATTGACTGTGTCCATTACATTAATGGTGAATATGTGCACTCGAAAAGCGGTGAAACATTTGAAAACCCGAATCCGGCGACAGAAGAGATTTTAGGTACTGTTGCGGTTGGCGGAAAAGAAGAGGTTGATGAAGCGGTTAGCGTGGCCCGAAAAGCGTTGAAAGGTGAATGGGCGGATATGCCGTCACGGAAACGGTCGAACGTTATCCGCAAGATTGGTGATCTGATTCTGGAAAGACATGAGGAATTGGCAACATTGGAATCCCTTGATACCGGTAAACCGCTATGGTTATCCAAAAGCGTTGATATCGACCGGGCAGCCAACAACTTCCATTTCTTTGCGGACTACTTGACAACTGTCGGCACTGAAACGTACCAGCAGGATGATAAAGCGATTCACTATGCGGTGCGCAAACCAACAGGTGTTGTGGGCTTGATTAATCCATGGAACCTGCCGTTGTTCTTGTTGACATGGAAGCTCGCTCCGGCGCTTGCGGCAGGTAATACGGTTGTTATGAAGCCTTCTGAAGTGACACCAATGACAGCGACGGTATTAACTGAAATCTGTAAGGAAGCAGGCGTGCCTGATGGTGTGGTTAATACGGTGCATGGTTTCGGGGAAACAGGTGCGGCCATTTCGTCACATGAAGATGTTGATGGGATTGCGTTCACTGGTGAAACGGTAACTGGTACAGCGATTATGAAAGCTGCTGCCCCAACGCTGAAAAAACTGTCATTCGAACTCGGTGGCAAGAACCCGAACATTATTTTCGCGGATGCCGATTTGGACGACACCATTGAAACAACGATAAAATCCAGTTTTATTAACCAGGGCGAAGTTTGCCTCTGCGGTTCACGGATTTATGTGGAACGGCCTATCTATGATGAATTTGTCGAACGCCTGACTGCCAAAACGAAAGAGATGAAAGTCGGCGATCCGTTCGAAGCGGATACAAATGTCGGTGCCATGGTCAGTGAAGAGCATTATAACAAAGTGCTCAGCTACCTGGATATTGCCAAAGAAGAAGGCGGAACGTTCGAGATCGGCGGTAAAGCTGCAGAAGGCTTTGACAAAGGCTATTATATTGAACCAACCATCATCACCGGTCTCGGCAAAGATTCACGCTGTGTACAGGAAGAAATATTCGGTCCTGTTGTGAACATTGTACCGTTTGATACAGAAGAAGAAGTATTGGAGCAGGTGAACGATACCCATTACGGCTTGAGTGCCAGCCTGTGGACGACTGACTTCAAACGTGCCCATCGTGTGGCAGGAAAAATTGAAACAGGCATGGTTTGGATCAACACATGGTTCCTGCGTGACTTGCGTACACCATTCGGCGGCACGAAGCACTCCGGTATTGGCCGTGAAGGTGGCATGCATAGCTTTGAATTCTATTCAGAATTAACCAATATAACGATTAAACTTTAG
- a CDS encoding catechol 2,3-dioxygenase: MLEQELKQFDVAQLAHVEIYTPVPEETVWFFKELLGMTEVEREGRSVYLRSYEDHYHHSLKVTERNEPGLGHVSWRASSKNALERRVKDLEKSGAGKGWIDGDLGHGAAYQFVTPDNHNMEILWDVDYYQCSDDKKSPLKSRPEKRPITGIPVRRIDHVNLMSSNVNRNKEHLMNDLGFKLREHVVKNDGDEIGAWLSVSPLVHELAYMEDATTSEQGLGRLHHLAFWYGFPQHLHDLSDVLTEHGIEIEAGPLKHGVSQALCMYVIEPGGNRIELFGDSGYLIFDPDWQPVKWNEDEVEQAIIHYGAPLPDSYFKYGTPNVKAPVKN, translated from the coding sequence GTGCTGGAACAAGAATTAAAGCAGTTTGATGTTGCGCAGTTGGCTCACGTGGAGATTTATACACCGGTCCCTGAGGAGACTGTATGGTTCTTTAAGGAGTTATTGGGTATGACAGAAGTGGAAAGGGAAGGTCGGTCGGTTTATCTGCGTTCTTATGAGGACCATTATCACCATTCATTAAAAGTGACTGAGCGGAATGAACCTGGTTTGGGTCATGTCAGTTGGCGGGCAAGCTCCAAAAACGCGCTCGAGCGTCGTGTGAAAGACCTGGAAAAATCAGGCGCCGGTAAAGGCTGGATCGACGGGGATCTTGGACATGGAGCTGCTTATCAATTTGTTACGCCGGATAACCACAATATGGAAATTCTATGGGATGTTGATTATTATCAGTGCAGCGATGACAAAAAGTCGCCGCTTAAAAGCCGTCCGGAAAAACGTCCGATAACCGGTATCCCTGTTCGCCGTATTGACCATGTCAACTTGATGTCCAGCAATGTGAACCGCAATAAGGAGCACTTGATGAATGATCTTGGATTCAAATTGCGTGAGCACGTCGTGAAAAATGATGGAGATGAAATTGGTGCTTGGTTAAGTGTCAGTCCGCTGGTGCATGAACTTGCTTACATGGAGGATGCAACTACTTCAGAGCAGGGACTTGGGCGGCTTCACCACTTGGCATTCTGGTATGGGTTCCCGCAGCATCTGCATGATTTATCTGATGTATTAACAGAACATGGTATCGAAATTGAAGCAGGCCCGCTGAAGCACGGCGTCTCCCAGGCACTATGTATGTATGTGATTGAACCGGGCGGCAACCGCATAGAGCTTTTCGGGGATTCCGGCTATCTGATTTTTGACCCGGACTGGCAGCCGGTTAAATGGAACGAGGACGAAGTGGAACAAGCAATTATTCACTATGGTGCACCACTACCGGATAGTTACTTTAAATACGGAACGCCAAATGTTAAGGCACCGGTTAAGAACTAA
- a CDS encoding glycerol dehydrogenase, whose protein sequence is MSERIFISPAKYVQGKNAIQNIGEYVKDFGERTVVIADETVWEIAGNDVVDKLKQKNLEAEEIVFNGEASETEINRITDIVTKAGASVVIGVGGGKTLDTAKAVSDEVNGIAVIVPTTASTDAPTSALSVVYSDDGVFEGYRFYKKNPNLVVVDTKIVAGAPPRFLASGIADALATWVEARSVIQAGGDTMAGGTTTIAGQAIAEKCEETLFQYANLAYESVQAKSVTPALESVVEANTLLSGLGFESGGLGAAHAIHNGFTALKGDIHHMTHGEKVAFGTLVQLALEKHDMKEIERYIQLYTSLGLPVTLEDIHLKDASREDIMKVAKAATTEGETIHQAFDVTADDVADAIYAADQYAKAYKEKHAK, encoded by the coding sequence ATGAGTGAACGTATTTTTATCAGTCCCGCCAAATATGTGCAGGGCAAAAACGCGATTCAAAATATTGGAGAATACGTAAAAGATTTCGGCGAGCGGACTGTTGTTATAGCAGACGAAACCGTGTGGGAAATTGCCGGAAATGATGTTGTGGACAAGCTCAAACAGAAAAATCTCGAAGCTGAAGAAATTGTTTTCAACGGCGAAGCTTCCGAAACGGAAATTAACCGGATTACAGATATCGTCACTAAAGCGGGCGCATCTGTCGTCATTGGGGTCGGCGGCGGTAAAACACTTGATACGGCTAAAGCGGTATCCGACGAAGTAAATGGCATTGCAGTCATTGTGCCAACAACCGCATCAACCGACGCACCAACAAGCGCTCTTTCCGTTGTTTACTCAGATGATGGTGTTTTTGAAGGCTACCGTTTCTATAAGAAAAATCCTAACTTAGTTGTCGTTGATACGAAAATTGTGGCAGGCGCCCCACCGCGTTTTCTTGCTTCAGGCATTGCTGATGCGCTTGCCACATGGGTTGAAGCCCGCAGCGTCATACAGGCAGGCGGTGACACGATGGCAGGCGGCACCACAACAATTGCTGGACAGGCAATTGCCGAAAAATGTGAAGAAACCCTTTTCCAATATGCCAACCTTGCTTATGAATCGGTTCAAGCCAAATCCGTCACACCAGCACTTGAATCCGTTGTGGAAGCCAACACACTCCTCAGCGGCTTAGGCTTCGAAAGTGGCGGGCTTGGTGCAGCGCACGCCATCCACAATGGCTTTACAGCATTGAAAGGTGACATTCACCATATGACTCACGGCGAGAAAGTCGCATTCGGCACACTCGTCCAGCTTGCATTGGAAAAGCACGATATGAAAGAAATTGAGCGCTATATCCAGCTGTATACAAGCCTTGGCCTCCCTGTCACACTGGAAGATATCCATTTGAAAGATGCATCAAGGGAGGACATTATGAAAGTGGCAAAAGCCGCAACAACTGAAGGCGAGACGATCCATCAAGCCTTCGATGTGACAGCTGATGACGTAGCTGACGCTATCTATGCAGCTGATCAGTATGCAAAAGCCTATAAAGAAAAACATGCTAAATAG